A section of the Triticum dicoccoides isolate Atlit2015 ecotype Zavitan chromosome 7A, WEW_v2.0, whole genome shotgun sequence genome encodes:
- the LOC119333377 gene encoding uncharacterized protein LOC119333377 produces the protein MADNGQFVVTIGLTNINTTRQDPINVVSSRNLSPSSHVSSSSNNDDFELLWRHRKYLVLLGVLAVGVTYNAGLTPPGASWTLNKDDHHAGDPVMHDGFSERYEVFFYCNAATFAASLVLIILLLSKSVTRKRMWLHSMQLTMILDLFSLLGAYAAGSFRALKSSIYIWVLVLAVIIYVGIHTLVSTRFIPRKLRRNLQNMINTVLIKQGFLVRQVSIPLENVEEARKFILMLVTFAATITYQAGLNPPGGFWAENDHGSNKLHLALPVYNHHPATSVLRSNYLRRYNIFITSNSTSFVTSLVIIILLLSPKLSGHGIRTKAMIVCVVVDLLCLIVAYAAGCCREVATSFYVVFIIVIVWISFAILAGFFVTRPVANWLKNVKSSSLWCVRKLGRALSLSFRGHKSSNAEQTQAIINLQSAQSMHLQKIILLNHNTRLQRNFQISERMSPMRSMHLQKKEIIFQMMKRLDVASNTECQSPFQHVAEMDEDVSSSPHPAGNCQRSEHGMGVVSNMEYGSTEGKQDANMEAAKSSTEQEYDPLLSHQQTENSMCGMSANQKVASMGKQSSPDDPDITALSVEQNMSVGQSNGDTSHGIVDEVLSAPVETTRNADRAEQNNLVGDNNPSAEILGSDDHPIHSENKHLKKTRTCMLLLAILAVSLAYQSGLNPPGGFWSRSTDHHSAADRILEDTHHRRFIAFFYLNAIAFVASIVMITLLLNKMASDKVTKRRALPITMIVVLLSLTGAFALGNCREANKTVFISVLVCSVLAYVLIHVLIAIHIIPPEWRRQVAEMLEHSVSHFCSVPCQFGHNHTGGDTSEKELGRRRNLLLTIAILAVTVTYQAGMNPPGGVWSDDQKAMGTPGNPILQDTHPKRYDVFYYSNSVSFVSSVVVKILLVNKESCEYGIKSYALRVCLVAGLLGLLIAYVAGSCRNIKQSIYLSTIAMGVLVSLLIQVLLSSMHDTLGKPLAKCLGFLHDLLFHAEGEQVNTPVSPEASVDVRSEASVEVRPEASVVEEERVRKRHKYLMLLAILAASIAYQAGLNPPGGFWSDDKGHVSGNPVLRDINHRRFKIFFWFNSFAFMASIVVIILLLSKSIRKKAVPIGVLHLIMILDMLALMTAFAAGSCSKLRTSVYVYALVGCVVVILLLLIIVTSAIAKYWKPREGSGINSLRRPEPVSGANTSA, from the exons ATGGCAGACAACGGGCAGTTCGTGGTCACCATTGGTCTGACGAACATCAACACCACGAGGCAAGATCCCATCAATGTCGTGTCCAGCAGAAATTTGTCACCCTCTAGCCATGTATCCAGCTCCAGCAACAATGATGATTTTGAGCTATTGTGGAGACATCGTAAATATTTGGTACTTCTTGGAGTCCTAGCAGTTGGTGTGACATACAATGCTGGATTAACACCACCAGGGGCATCGTGGACACTAAACAAGGATGATCATCATGCTGGTGACCCTGTCATGCATGATGGCTTTTCTGAACGATATGAGGTGTTCTTTTACTGCAATGCAGCAACCTTCGCTGCATCTCTTGTCTTAATCATCTTGCTTCTCAGTAAGAGTGTGACAAGGAAGAGGATGTGGCTCCACTCAATGCAATTAACCATGATATTAGACCTATTCAGCCTGCTGGGGGCTTATGCTGCCGGAAGTTTCAGGGCACTCAAATCATCCATTTACATCTGGGTTCTAGTCCTTGCTGTTATCATATATGTTGGGATCCATACCCTAGTATCCACAAGGTTTATTCCAAGAAAATTGAGACGGAATCTGCAGAACATGATAAATACAGTTCTAATCAAACAGGGTTTCCTTGTGAGGCAAGTGAGCATCCCTTTAGAGAACGTTGAGGAGGCTCGCAAGTTCATTTTGATGCTTGTAACTTTTGCTGCTACTATCACATACCAAGCAGGATTGAATCCACCGGGCGGCTTTTGGGCTGAAAATGACCATGGTTCTAATAAGCTGCATTTGGCCCTTCCTGTTTACAATCATCATCCGGCTACTTCTGTTCTCCGGAGTAACTACCTTCGTCGTTACAATATATTTATCACTTCCAATTCAACTTCCTTCGTGACATCTTTGGTCATAATCATACTACTTCTGAGCCCAAAATTGAGTGGACATGGAATAAGGACCAAAGCAATGATTGTATGTGTGGTAGTGGACCTATTGTGCCTAATTGTTGCATATGCTGCAGGATGTTGTAGAGAGGTAGCAACATCATTCTATGTGGTGTTTATCATCGTCATAGTTTGGATCTCCTTTGCAATTTTAGCTGGATTCTTTGTTACCAGGCCTGTAGCAAATTGGCTAAAAAATGTCAAATCAAGCAGCCTGTGGTGTGTGAGAAAATTGGGCCGTGCACTTTCATTGAGCTTTCGTGGCCACAAATCGAGCAATGCAGAGCAGACGCAAGCAATCATCAATCTTCAGTCCGCTCAATCGATGCACCTGCAGAAGATAATACTGCTGAACCACAACACCAGACTGCAGAGGAACTTCCAAATATCAGAGAGGATGTCTCCTATGAGGAGCATGCACCTGCAGAAGAAAGAAATCATATTTCAGATGATGAAGAGGCTG GATGTTGCGTCCAACACAGAGTGCCAGTCTCCATTCCAGCATGTTGCAGAAATGGATGAGGATGTGTCCAGCTCACCACATCCTGCTGGGAACTGTCAACGATCAGAACATGGCATGGGTGTCGTGTCTAACATGGAGTACGGGTCTACAGAAggcaagcaagatgcaaatatggagGCAGCTAAATCTAGCACTGAGCAAGAGTATGACCCATTACTAAGCCACCAGCAAACTGAAAATAGCATGTGCGGTATGTCAGCTAACCAGAAAGTTGCAAGTATGGGGAAGCAATCTTCACCTGATGATCCCGACATAACTGCTCTTTCAGTTGAGCAAAATATGTCAGTCGGGCAGAGTAACGGAGACACTAGTCATGGCATAGTGGATGAAGTGCTTTCTGCACCTGTGGAAACCACTCGCAATGCGGACCGTGCTGAACAAAACAATCTGGTTGGAGATAATAACCCTAGTGCTGAGATTCTTGGCAGTGATGACCATCCTATACATTCTGAGAAT AAGCATCTGAAGAAGACCCGCACATGTATGCTGCTTCTTGCCATTCTTGCAGTATCTCTGGCATACCAATCAGGCCTGAATCCACCAGGTGGATTTTGGTCAAGAAGTACAGATCATCATTCAGCTGCTGATCGCATCCTTGAGGATACCCACCATCGCCGGTTCATTGCATTCTTCTATCTCAATGCAATCGCCTTTGTGGCATCCATTGTCATGATCACTTTGCTCTTGAACAAGATGGCGAGCGACAAGGTTACCAAACGGCGTGCATTGCCAATAACGATGATAGTGGTCCTACTTTCCCTAACCGGAGCTTTTGCTCTAGGGAACTGCAGGGAGGCAAACAAGACTGTTTTCATATCAGTGCTCGTATGTAGTGTACTTGCTTATGTTCTCATTCATGTCTTGATAGCAATACATATAATTCCTCCAGAATGGAGAAGGCAGGTGGCGGAGATGTTAGAGCACTCAGTTAGTCATTTTTGCTCAGTGCCGTGTCAATTTGGCCACAACCATACTGGGGGTGATACTAGTGAGAAGGAGTTGGGAAGGCGGCGTAATCTGCTATTGACCATTGCTATTTTGGCTGTGACTGTCACATACCAAGCTGGCATGAACCCTCCAGGAGGTGTCTGGTCTGATGACCAGAAAGCCATGGGAACTCCGGGCAATCCAATCCTTCAGGATACCCATCCAAAACGCTATGATGTGTTCTACTACTCAAATTCAGTTTCATTTGTGTCGTCTGTGGTCGTCAAAATATTACTTGTGAATAAGGAATCCTGTGAGTATGGAATCAAGTCATATGCACTGCGAGTGTGTTTGGTGGCGGGCTTGCTTGGCCTCCTCATTGCGTATGTTGCAGGAAGTTGCAGAAATATTAAACAGTCCATATATCTGAGCACCATTGCTATGGGAGTTCTAGTCTCCCTTCTGATTCAAGTTCTGCTGTCTTCGATGCATGATACACTAGGAAAACCATTGGCTAAGTGTCTAGGATTTCTACACGATCTTCTCTTCCATGCAGAGGGTGAACAAGTAAACACTCCTGTGAGTCCAGAAGCTTCAGTTGACGTGAGGTCAGAAGCTTCAGTTGAGGTGAGGCCAGAAGCTtcagttgtcgaagaagaaagggtgaGAAAGAGACACAAGTATCTGATGCTTCTTGCAATTTTAGCAGCATCGATCGCTTACCAAGCTGGTCTGAACCCACCTGGTGGATTTTGGTCTGATGATAAGGGCCATGTATCAGGCAATCCCGTCCTTCGTGATATTAATCACCGACGGTTCAAGATCTTCTTCTGGTTCAATTCTTTCGCATTCATGGCATCCATTGTCGTGATCATACTGCTGCTGAGTAAATCGATCAGGAAGAAGGCTGTGCCAATTGGGGTATTGCACTTGATCATGATACTGGATATGTTGGCTCTCATGACAGCTTTTGCTGCGGGGAGCTGCAGCAAATTGAGGACTTCAGTGTATGTCTATGCACTAGTTGGCTGTGTTGTAGTAATCCTGCTGCTCCTAATTATTGTGACAAGTGCAATTGCAAAATATTGGAAGCCAAGAGAGGGAAGTGGGATTAACTCCCTGAGACGTCCTGAACCTGTTTCAGGAGCAAACACATCGGCATGA